The Aspergillus flavus chromosome 2, complete sequence region GATGAAATAGCCGCCCAGTTCCTCTGACTCTTCCTTGTGCTCAACAAGTTCCGCGGGAGTTGCCTTCTCCAGATGGCATCGATTCGTCTATGCCACACTCGCGTTAGCCAAGCCAAAATTAGGAGAGCCTCCAGTATAGATCCACTACAGCTACTCACCCTCATCATAATAGGGACCTGGCCCAATTCTCTGACGGCCTCCATCCAGTCTCCATTGTTCACCCGATATTCGATCCTAGCGCGCAGCTTGCCACGGTATGTCGCATGCCTCTCTCTACATTCAGATGGGTAAATATTGCGGTTACGAGTGGTGAACTTGTTCGTCGGGGGGATGGCAGGCTTCTCGAGGAAAACTTCTTTAATGCGAACATGGAGTTTGTTCCGCTTTGGTGCTTTTCGACCCTCTGCCTGTCtggccttcttctgctcaggAGTTTCTGCTTCACCGTCTATGAATGTCTTGGTACCGATATCTTTCAATCCTGCCTGCAAAATCTTGCTGTCCTCGAAGAGCGCATTGAAGGAATCAACGTGCGGCTTGATGGAGGCTGCTAGTGCAGGATAAGCTGTACGATCCTTGGGAGGGTTCTTGAAAAGATGCTCCCGTCTGAGCACATCATAATTGACAGACCAATTGGTGTCTGTCTTAGCAGGAGCCATGGTGAATTGAAATGGCTTTGATCGAAGAAAACGTTTTTCTTCCCGGAGCGGAGGTGAAAAAAAGTTTCAATTGTACACTTCAGTCTAGACAAGCCGAGGTTCCAGTCAATATAATTCGGTGTGACTGGTGTGCCTCAAGATCTCATCCCCTCCTGCCGCGAATATCAAAagcgagggaagaaaagtgaCCAAGAGGGAATGAGACTCGCAATGGGAGTACGAGCGCTGGTCTGAATGAAGCCTTCCTGTCGCTGCGACGGGGAAATTTTTCGAGGTGGAACCGACGGACAGATATCATCACGTGCTGATagatggtgatgatgagctATGCTCTTCTGCCTGAGGCCGCAAAGCAGTAGCACGTTATGCAAGGCTTGCATCACGGGACCAATGTGCGGGACGGGACGCCGCCTTAGGCAACAAGGCAAACAAGCTGATAGATACCTACAGTCGTTGACGTTTCTTGATGTAGTTCATTGCTTTCTTGCTCCCCTGTCTCCAGATAAGACCGTGTGCATTCACTTTCGAACAGGAATTACAAATCAAAACCGGTTCTGCATTCACTGATTGGGTCGCTATTGCTGTTATTTTTCAGAGCAATTTCAAGAACCTCTTCCGTGCGACAGAACCACTGGCTTTGGAACTAACTCCTGTAGGGACTTTGACCTCGTCCAGACTGACGGAAATGAGTGACAGGGGCCACTAAGCGCTCCCCTCCAAAGCGGCGCAGAACGAGCGGTCATGCGTGCACATAGATCGGAGCACTTCAGTTTCACCGCAAAGCAGtgagcaaaaagaaagaaataccATTCCCTATTGCCTTCATCAGAAGGAACCGCGCCTGAAACTGAAATTGAAAAAAAGATTGCCGCTCTCTCCGCAACGCTTTTGGTCTGGGGAGTCTCTCTGCCGCCCCCTTCAATCAAGTTCAGCTCGACTTGATTCGGTGTCGTTCCTCTTCCAGACCTCACGTCGCTTTTTCCGCCATCTTGTTCCCTGCTTCCCCCAAATCCCCAATTTTACTACTACTAGGCTTACTTTTCTTCCTCACGTCTTATTTGATTACATTCATTGTCTCGTGGTCCGCCGGTGTCGCAGGATTCGAGTCCTTTCAACAAGCCCACTATCCCCACTCTTAACCTTACAAAACTCTTATCCTAAGTCTCAATATCTTCACCCACCATCGCCACTTCGCGATAGAACAATCGACCATTTTGTTggttttccctttctctcaACCGTTCTTGGCCGTCCTGTCACTTCTTTGCCCTTCATTCCCATTTGGTTGATTTCTCTTGTACCAACAGTTGGGgtctctttgctttttcttttttttttatcgcAAACATGGCGGGTATCTTTCGGACGATTTATGACTGGCTCCTGAGGATGTTCTGGTAAGTGGGCCGCTGTTCCAATAAATCCTCGCTTTTTGCGGTTCTCCCGGAAATAGTTCCCCGGCCCGTCCccgcaaaaacaaaaaaaggttCGGCTTGCTAAGTGCGGTACTTTGTATATCGAAATTGCAGGGCGACGGAGATGGATGTCACCATGATCGGGCTTCAAAATGCAGGAAAATCGTCGCTTTTGCGGGTGCTTGCGGTATGCCTCCGTTCATCTGGACCGACCGAAACTAGTATTTCGACCACCATCGCTAACGTGACCTAACGAACCCTGTAGGGAGGCGAGTTCACTGTAGAGTAAGTCAGCGCGTAGGCTTAGCCTAGCCGTAAGGGTTGTCATATCTCTTGCTAACCCTCCCCACAGTTCCATCCCCACCATTGGCTTCAACACGAAGCGGGTTCAGAAAGGCCATGTGACCTTGAAATGGTCAGTGTATCAGCGCTTGTCAGCTATGATCCCCCATCGTGGTGCTAACGCTCATCTAGCTGGGATTTGGGAGGCCAACCGCGATTCCGACCAATGTGGGAGAGATATTGCCGCGGTGTAAATGCGATAGTGTAAGTCCACCTCTTCATCCGCTCTGGAACAGGACCCACTGCTGCTGCGGCTATCCTGACATTCGGACCAGGTACATCGTTGATGCAGCAGACCGTGCGGCACTTCCGGTCGCCACAGATGAGCTGCACGAGCTGATGGACAAGCCCACTCTTGAAGGTATTCCGCTATTGGTCCTCGGGAATAAGTCCGACCTTCCGAATAAGCTGTCCGTCGATGAACTAATTGATGCGATGGATCTAAAATCCATTACCCATCGCGAAGTGAGCTGCTATGGAATCAGTGCCAAAGAAGAGACGAACCTTGATGCGGTTCTGCACTGGTTAATTGCCAAAGCCAGTCGATGAATGCCGTGGGAAACAGCACCTGCTtcatccttcctttccaGGCCGCGGGCCTAAAACTTTTGTAGACTCTTTCAACCTCTTGGATTGCAGCCTCCGATGTAATGATGTTGACGATGTGAACCAGGCACATTAAACTTTAGCGTCATTGAAGTTGATTTCtggatttctttgtcttgtTCGCTTTTTGTTGCCTCTTGGCTTCAGCACGTGCGCTCATTCAGCTTCTCTTTCACTGTTTGTTAATTTCATTCGTTGCATGATGACCCATGTTTTCTATGTAATTTTTAGTGGGCTTATATTATGGGGACAATGATGCCCGATCTCATCGTGAGTGGCTTTTGGATTATATGACGTCTGAGATGGAAGACACGTGAGCTGGAGATATGAGCATTGATCCGGGGCTATTCTGAGATATAGAATGTAGTAAACCCGAGGGCAAATCCACAATTCGAGTTGAATTACAAAAGTCAAGGACAAGACCAAGTAgctttggaagagggagCGAAAGGGGGGCAAGAGAGACACTGGCGCCAGTCTTATTTATGAGGATCGTGTTGGAGCAGAGCACACAGACCAACTGATGCGTTGGCATTGCAGATGCGAAGACGGGAACTAATCAAGCCCTCCATGCGAACCAGCAAATCCAACCCCGCCAACAACACCT contains the following coding sequences:
- a CDS encoding ADP-ribosylation factor-like protein 8B translates to MAGIFRTIYDWLLRMFWATEMDVTMIGLQNAGKSSLLRVLAGGEFTVDSIPTIGFNTKRVQKGHVTLKCWDLGGQPRFRPMWERYCRGVNAIVYIVDAADRAALPVATDELHELMDKPTLEGIPLLVLGNKSDLPNKLSVDELIDAMDLKSITHREVSCYGISAKEETNLDAVLHWLIAKASR